The following are encoded together in the Kwoniella europaea PYCC6329 chromosome 1, complete sequence genome:
- a CDS encoding 26S protease regulatory subunit 7, translating into MPPKEDWEKYEKKVGDEKEEKIVALDESDIQILKTYGQGPYSLALKKIESELKEIQKRVNEKMGVRESDTGLASANLWDVAADKQRQGQRPLQVARCQTIIKATNPQPEGQALNPQDGAGAGNPEGDKYVISIKQVAKFVVGLGEQVAPTDVEEGMRVGVDHTNYKIMIPLPPKIDPSVTMMQVEERPSITYADVGGCKEQIEKLREVVELPLLEPERFANLGIEPPKGVLLYGPPGTGKTLCARAVANRTDSTFIRVIGSELVQKYIGEGARMVRELFEMARSKKACIIFFDEVDAIGGARFDDGAGGDNEVQRTMLELINQLDGFDARGNIKVIMATNRPDTLDPALLRPGRLDRKVEFSLPDNEGRSHILKIHGKSMSVERDIRYDLIARLCPNATGAELKSVATEAGMFAIRARRKVATERDFLDAVEKVIRQGTKFSSTALYAQYN; encoded by the exons ATGCCACCCAAAGA GGACTGGGAGAAAT ATGAGAAAAAGGTCggggatgagaaagaggagaagatagtTG CTCTCGATGAATCTGATATCCAAATATTGAAGACATAT GGTCAAGGACCATATTCGTTAgcgttgaagaagattgaatcCGAATTGAAAGAAATTCAGAAACGGGTGAATGAGAAGATGGGCGTTAGGGAGTCCGATACCGGATTGGCATCAGCAAACTTGTGGGATGTAGCTGCCGATAAGCAGAGACAAGGTCAAAGGCCATTACAAGTCGCTCGATGTCAAACCATCATTAAAGCTA CCAATCCTCAGCCAGAAGGACAAGCATTGAATCCGCAAGatggtgctggtgctggaAATCCCGAAGGAGACAAATATGTTATATCGATCAAGCAAGTGGCCAAATTCGTAGTCGGTTTGGGTGAACAGGTGGCTCCAACAGATGTCGAGGAGGGTATGCGAGTCGG AGTCGATCACACCAATTACAAGATAATGATCCCCTTACCACCTAAAATAGATCCTTCCGTTACTATGATGCAG GTCGAGGAAAGACCATCAATCACGTATGCGGACGTCGGAGGATGTAAGGAGCAGATTGAGAAGCTTAGAGAAGTCGTGGAGCTGCCTTTACTAGAA CCTGAGCGATTCGCCAATCTCGGTATTGAACCACCCAAAGGTGTCCTGCTTTACGGTCCTCCCGGTACTGGTAAAACTCTCTGTGCGCGAGCTGTAGCCAACAGGACGGACAGTACTTTCATTCGAG TCATTGGTTCGGAACTTGTGCAAAAATACATCGGTGAAGGTGCAAGAATGGTACGAGAGTTATTCGAGATGGCTCGATCGAAGAAAGcctgtatcatcttcttcgatgaagTCGATGCTATTGGTGGAGCGAGATTCGATGATGGCGCGGGAGGAGATAACGAAGTACAAAGAACCAtgttggaattgatcaatcagttGGACGGTTTCGATGCCAGAGGAAATATCAAAGTCATCATGGCTACCAATAG ACCTGATACCCTTGATCCTGCTTTATTGAGACCTGGTAGACTGGATAGAAAAGTAGAGTTCAGTTTACCTGATAATGAAGGGCGAAGCCATATTCTGAAGATCCACGGAAAGAG TATGAGTGTCGAACGAGATATCCGATATGACCTCATCGCTCGATTGTGCCCTAACGCTACTGGTGCCGAGTTGAAATCTGTTGCTACCGAGGCCGGTATGTTCGCTATTCGAGCACGAAGAAAGGTAGCCACCGAACGAGATTTCCTCGATGCCGTCGAGAAGGTTATTAGACAAGGTACCAAATTCTCAAGTACAGCATTATATGCCCAGTACAACTAG
- a CDS encoding UV damage endonuclease UvdE, translating to MPPRRLKVIPPEQPGSPSQLSTTTLTLNPAATAPKHTMINALEHMPPPELLKTERDTTSDSDEALTPITSEQEEEVKHAVDEAVDRNLSKRRRGAAKKDISYVEEDQDGGSDFAASESELSEVEPEPPKKRTPKKKAAPKKTEVKTEEGEEEEEGEGEPPKKAKKVTPKKSRIAKDEPEYDEDGNEIVKKKRKPKVYPKKVYEIPDVERKPTTFRGRLGYACLNTVLRAEKPDSIFCSRTCRIASIEEEGMELPKGLALMNVRDLKTMIQWNEDNKIRFMRLSSEMFPFASHAKYGYDLAFADEGLKEAGALAKKYGHRLTMHPGQFTQLGSPKPNVIEASIRELNYQCEIMDRMGIGAEGVMIIHMGGIFGDKESTLARFKENYTTRLSEGVKKRLVLENDEICYNVDDLFPVCEELDIPIIFDYHHDWINPSSEPPAVLIPRIAKTWEKRGIPMKQHLSEPRPGAETVMERRAHADRCKSLPDALPDDVDLMIEAKDKEQAVFELYRIYGLEEVNHDSLRPPDPNPGMHTKGRKSSLKKKQKETGDVDSEGEPINLSDIEKEGDGGVGDTSVVEGHVKNAINDAGMEVDGQTPPKKGKAKGKRKNVGGDDEGDEAKVENEQGSAKKKKPTPKKAKKNEENKENVPDADEQVESKTEDVREEPKKQPAKRKGRQSKEKVAV from the exons ATGCCCCCCAGAAGACTGAAAGTCATACCCCCCGAACAACCAGGTTCACCATCTCAGCTCAGTACCaccaccctcaccctcaatccagcagcaacagcacCGAAACATACAATGATAAACGCATTGGAACATATGCCTCCACCTGAGCTCCTGAAGACCGAACGAGATACCACCTCGGATTCGGATGAGGCTCTAACGCCCATTACATcagaacaggaagaggaagtaaaACATGCAGTGGATGAAGCTGTAGATCGAAATTTatcaaagaggagaaggggtgcagcgaagaaagatatctCGTATgtcgaggaagatcaagatggaggatCGGATTTTGCTGCTTCCGAAAGTGAATTATCGGAAGTCGAACCAGAACCACCTAAGAAGAGAacaccaaagaagaaggctgCACCTAAGAAAACAGAAGTAAAGAccgaagaaggggaagaagaagaggaaggggaaggagaacCACCAAAGAAAGCCAAAAAGGTGACTCCGAAGAAATCGAGAATCGCAAAAGATGAGCCtgaatatgatgaagatgggaatgagatTGTTAAGAAGAAACGAAAACCAAAGGTATACCCCAAGAAAGTATATGAGATACCGGATGTGGAAAGGAAACCTACCACGTTTAGAG GTCGACTGGGATATGCTTGTCTGAATACTGTTTTAAGAGCGGAAAAACCAGATAGTATATTCTGTTCGAGAACATGTAGAATAGCCagtatagaagaagaaggtatggaatTACCGAAAGGATTGGCTTTGATGAATGTGAGAGATCTCAAGACGATGATACAATGGAACGAAGACAACAA GATTCGATTCATGAGATTGTCCTCTGAGATGTTCCCCTTTGCATCTCATGCcaaatatggatatgatctGGCTTTTGCGGATGAAGGTCTGAAAGAAGCTGGAGCTCTCGCCAAGAAATATGGACATAGATTGACTATGCATCCGGGACAG TTCACACAACTCGGTTCTCCCAAGCCCAACGTGATTGAAGCCTCCATACGAGAACTGAACTATCAGTGCGAGATCATGGACAGGATGGGTATTGGTGCCGAGGGTGTCATGAT TATACATATGGGTGGTATCTTCGGTGATAAGGAGAGTACACTTGCTCGATTCAAGGAAAACTATACTACTAGGTTAAGCGAGGGTGTCAAGAAAAGACTGGTGTTGGAGAACGACGAG ATCTGCTATAATGTGGATGATCTCTTCCCCGTGTGCGAAGAATTGGATATACCTAT TATCTTCGACTAT CATCACGATTGGATAAATCCATCTTCTGAACCACCCGCCGTCCTCATACCTAGAATAGCCAAGACATGGGAGAAGCGAGGTATACCGATGAAACAACATCTATCAGAACCTCGTCCCGGTGCGGAGACAGTCATGGAGAGGAGAGCACATGCAGATAGGTGTAAAAGTCTACCTGATGCTCTGCCCGATGATGTGGATTTGATGATTGAGGCGAAAGATAAG GAGCAAGCTGTGTTTGAGTTGTACCGAATCTA TGGTCTTGAAGAAGTCAATCATGACAGTCTTCGACCACCTGATCCTAATCCCGGTATGCACACCAAAGGACGAAAGAGCAGTCTAAAGAAGAAGCAAAAGGAGACTGGCGATGTCGATTCTGAAGGTGAACCTATCAACCTATCCGAtatagagaaagaaggtgatggcGGTGTAGGAGATACAAGTGTTGTGGAAGGACATGTCAAGAATGCGATTAACGATGCAggaatggaagtggatggtCAGACTCCACctaagaaagggaaagcgAAGGGTAAAAGAAAGAATGTAggcggtgatgatgaaggggatgaagcGAAAGTTGAGAATGAACAAGGATcagctaagaagaagaaacctacCCCAAAGAAGGCTAAGAAGAATGAGGAGAACAAGGAGAATGTGCCCGACGCAGATGAGCAAGTTGAAAGCAAGACTGAGGATGTTAGAGAAGAGCCGAAGAAACAACCTGCGAAGAGAAAGGGTAGACAAAGCAAAGAGAAGGTAGCTGTGTAA